The following nucleotide sequence is from Verrucomicrobiota bacterium.
ACGAACGTGATCAACGTGCGCGTGACCGACAACGGCACGCCTCCGGTGCGCGCCGCGCAAGATGTGACCATCGTCGTCACCGAAGCGAACGTCGCCCCGGTGTTGGCGGTGATCCCGGACCAACCCATCGTCGTCGGCGAAACCGTGCGATTGACGGCGCGCGCCACGGACGCGGATTTGCCGGCCAACCTCCTCACCTACAGCCTGGATCCGGGCGCGCCCGGAGAAGCGACGATTGATGGCGCGACGGGCGCCTTTGCGTTTGCGGCAGCGCCCGGGCTGCCGCCGAGCACCAACGTGGTGAGCGTCCGCGTTACCGACAACGGAGTGCCGCCTCTGAGCGACACCAAAAGCTTCCGCATCGTGATTCGCGCCGGCGTCAACTTGCCTCCGACGATTACGCAAATCTCGAATCAGACCACCCCGGAAAACCGGCCTACGCCGGCCATCGCGTTCACGATCAGTGATCCCGACACGCCGATTGCGAACTTAAGAGTCTTTGCCACTTCCTCAAACCCGACGCTAATTCCAGTGGCGAACATCGTGTTCACGGGTGAAAGCACGAATCGGACAGTGACGATTACGCCGGCGAAGGACCAGACCGGCACCGCCACCATTACGGTCCGAGTGGAAGAGAATACGGGCGCGGGCGCAGGGACGACTTTCGAGATTGCCGTGAATGCCTTGCCACCCGTGATCACCCGGCAGCCGGACAAGCAGGAAGTGGTGGCGGGCGGCCTCGCCACGTTCAGCGTGATCGCGACGGGTTCCCAGCCTTTGAGCTATCAATGGCGATTCAACGGAGCGGACATTCCGGGCGCGACCAATTCGGTGTATGCGGTGTCGAACGTCCAGACCAACCATGCCGGCGCTTATTCCGTCGCCGTTCGGAATCGAATCACGAGCGTTACCAGCGCCGACGCGTTGCTATCAGTGATCGAACTGCTGCGCATCACCAAGCAGCCCATTGGCCAGGCGGTCCTGGCGGGGGGCAACGTCACGCTGGTGGTGACGGCAACGGGCCGCGGCAGGATTCAGTATCAATGGCGTTTCAAGGGCGCGGATCTGCCGGGCGAAACCAACCCGTCGTTGGTGCTTCTCAACGTGGACGTCACGAAGGCGGGAGTTTATTCCGTGCGCGTTTCCGATGAATCCGGCGCGTTCCTGGACAGTCAAGGCGCGGAACTGATCGTCAACGCGGTGGCTTCCTTCACCGAACAACCCCAGAGCCAGACGGTGGTGGAGGGAACGAATGTCACGTTCACGGTCCAGGTCGCGGGCGTTCCTCCGCCGCGACTGCAATGGCAGTTCAACGGTGTGGATATTCCAGGCGAGACAGGCGCGGCGTTGAATTTGCAGAACGTCCGAATCTCCAATGCGGGCCGATACTCGGTCGTGGCGAGCAATCCGGCGGGTTCGACCAATAGCGCCGCAGCCACGCTGACTGTGGCCACTGCTCCCGCGTTTTCGCGCCAGCCTCAAAGCCAGACCGGGAAGCCGGGCGACAGCGTGACTTTCACCGTCAGTGTCAGCGGCACGGAGCCGATCCAGTATCGCTGGCGGTTTGTCGCCAGTGCGGCGGGACCGGCCAGTCCGAGCGGCGGCCGCAGCGTGTCGCTGCTCTCTGCCGGGAGACTCGCGGCCCTTCCTGGAACTGAAATTGCCGGAGCTAACGGGCCAACCCTGACGATTCCCAATGTCCAGGCCGGGAACGTCGGCGAGTACATTGCCGTGGCGAGCAACGCTGCCGGAACTGCGGTCAGTTCCGGCGCCAGGCTGGACGTTTTGGCTCCGGTCACGATCACGCAACACCCGCAAAACCAGACCGCCAACGCTGGAGGGACCGCGGCTTTTTCCGTCACGGCGACGGGCACGGCGCCCATCATCTACCAATGGCGCGTCAATGGCGTCGATGTTCCGGGGGCGACCAATGCGACTCTTAACCTGAGCAATATCCAGGCGACATCCGCGGGAGCGGTTCAGGTCGTGGTGGCGAACGCCGCCGGCCCGGTGGTGAGCAACCCGGCCACGCTGGTGGTGAACCAGGGTGTGACCATCGTGACGCAACCCCAAAGCCAAAGCGCGACCAACGGCGCTTCTGTTGTGTTCAGCGTGGTGGCGGCCGGAACGCGTCCGCTTACATATCAATGGCGCTTTGAAGGACAGAATATACCCGGGCAGACTGGCCCCAGCCTGGTGATTGCCAGTGCGCAGGAAACGGACGCCGGAAACTTCAGCGTGGCAGTGCGCAACGTGGCCGGAGAAGTAATCAGCGGCAATGCGTTCTTGACGGTCATTCGCCCGCCTTCCATCCAGACCCACCCGGCAGGCCAGAGCGTCAACCTCGGCGCCACGGTGACCTTTACAGTCGCCGCTTCGGGGGATTCACCGCTGACGTACCAGTGGCAAAAGAACGGCATAAACATTTCCGGAGCGACCAGCCAGAGCTTGACGATTTCCAGCGTCCAGCCAGGTGATCAAGGCACATACAACGTCGTTGTCAGCAATCCAGGCGGCGCTCTCACGAGCAACCCCGCCACGCTGGCCGTTATCTTGCCTCCGATCCAATCGAGTAACTCGGCGCAGAATCCGCCCGCTCCCGTTGAGTCTTCGGAAGGATCATTTGACGGCGGCAGCAACGAAGGAGGTGCTGCTGGCGGCCAGGTCGCGCGCAAAAACGCTCCGGCGCGCGCCAGTGAAGAACGATGGTTTTCGTGGCGCGCCCCTCAGAGCGGTATTGTGACGTTTACGACGGTGGGAAGCACGTTCGACACGGAGCTGGCGGTGTTTACCGGAGTTGCCCCCAACTTGACGGAAGTGGCGGCGGACGATGACCGGGGCGGCTTCTTCGCCAGCGAAGTAAGATTCAACGCTCAGCAAGGCACAAGTTATCTCGTCCGCGTGAGAGGGTTTGGCGGCGCCGCCGGAAAAATCGTCGTGGGCTTCAAACTCCAGCAAACCGCGCAAAGGCTACCGGAGATTACCTCGGCGCCACCGCTGGTCCAAACTGTGACCTCGGGCCAGCCGGTCACTCTCCGCGTAGAAGCGCGCGGAGATGCGCTGACTTACCAGTGGTTGAACAATGGAACAGCCATTCCGGGCGCGACCCAGAACCAATACACGATCCCCAGCGTGCGCGACACCGATGCCGCGAGGTACACGGTGCGCATCACGGCCAATCCTCCGGGACAAAATCCGGTTTCGATCGAGAGCTTGCCCGCCATCGTTCAGGTCGGCACGACCGGTTCGTCCGCGGTCGATAAATTCAAGAGCGCACCGTCTTTGACCGGCGGACAGCAATTGCAGTCCCTGTCCGGCGATTTCATCAAGAACGCGGGCGGTTCGGTGGCGCGCGGGTATTCCGGTTCGCAAGTGTTCAACACTTTCGGGGCCACCAAAGAGCAAGGCGAACCGAACCATTGCGATGTCATTGGCGGCGCTTCCCAGTGGTTTGTTTACCTGGCGGTGACCAACGGGCCGGTGCGCATCAGCACCGAAGGCAGCAATTTCGACACGGTGCTGGCGGTGTACACCGGGCCGGGCACGGATTTCGCCAGTTTGAAGCTTGAAGGCTGCGATAATAACAGCGGCGCCGATGGCAAGACGAGCGCCCTGACGGTGAACGTCAAGCAAGGCACGGCCTATTACGTCGCGGTCGATGGCGTCAAAGGCGCGACCGGCACGGTTAAATTGAGCTATCTATTCAGCACCGGGCCGGCCATCACGGCGCAGCCTCAATCTCAAGCGAAGGCACTGGAAGAATCCGTGGCCTTATTTGTCGTGGCGACAGATCCATCCAGCGCGCTGAGCGGGGTTGCTTCCCAGATCAACTACCAATGGCAGAAAGATGGTCTGCCCCTTCGCGGGGAGACGAATAGTTCGGTGGGCTTGCTCAGCGTCAAGCTGGCGGACGTCGGGGATTACCAGGTCGTGGTTTCCAATTTCGCGGGATCGAGCACGAGCGCCGTGGCGCGCCTTTCCGTCAATGTGCCTTTGTCTTTTACGCTGGCGCCGCAGAGCCAGACGGTCAAGCCCGGCAATACTGCGACCTTCATCGCGGCTGCGAGCGGGACCCCGCCCATTTCCTATCAATGGCGTTTCAACGGCGTCAGCGTCACAGGCGCGACCAACGCCACATATGAGATTCCGAATGTTCAGCCTGCCAATGCGGGCGCTTACACGGTCGTGGCGCAGAACCCGGCGAGCACCATCGAAAGCCCCGCTGCTTTTCTGGGCATCAACCAGGCGCCAGCCATCACCGTGCCGCCCGTCGATCAGGTGGCGGCTTTGAATGGCTCCGCGACCTTCGCGGTCACCGCCGTTGGCACTCCGCCACTGAGCTATCAATGGCGGTTTATCGGGGTCGATATCCCCGGAGCGACGAACGCCACGCTGACGATCAATAATGTCAGGGCGGCCAATGTCGGTGAGTACACCGTCTTGGTGAGCAACGCCTCGGATTCCGTGGCCAGTCCGCGGGCGAGGCTGGACCTTCGCATCCCGCTGACGATTCTTGAGGAACCTCAAAGCCTGACCGTCACTGCGGGAAGCAGCGCCATCTTCAGCGTGCGCATTGGGGGGCCGGCGCTTCTGGCCTTTCAATGGCGCAAAGACGGCGTCGCGATTCCCGGAGCGACCTCAGCCAATCTTGCCCTTTCCAACGTCCAGCCAGGCGACGCCGGGCAATACACGGTGGCCGTAGCCAGCGGAACGGAGTTTGTCGAAAGCAAACCTGCCACTTTGACCATCGGGGCTGCGCCGGTCATCACCCAACAACCGGTCGGGCAGATTGTTTTCGCCGGGGCAACCAACGTGTCCTTCAGCGTGACGGCGACCGGAGCCGGGCCTTTGAGCTACCAATGGTTCAAGAATAACGCGGCCATTCCGGGCGCGACCAACAGCACGCTGGCGCTGGCCGTTGCCCAGGTCGCTGACACGGGCGTTTACTCGGTGACTGTCAGCAACGCGGGCGGCTCGGTCGTGAGCGACCTGGCGGTGTTGACCGTCCAGCAAGTCGTTTCCGACGCGCGTTTCGATCCGGTGGCCGGATTCCAATTCCGCTTGAGCATTCCGGCTGGAAAGACCGCCACCGTTGAGTCCTCCGCCGACTTGGTGAACTGGACTTCGATCACGCCCGTTCCGGTGACGGGCATTGTGGATATCCAGGATCCGCAAGCCGTCGCGGGCGCGCTGACCTTCTACCGCATCATCGTCCAGTGAAAAGTAGGGCAGGTTTTCCAGCCTGCCCTTGGAGTGGCGGTAGGGACGGATTCCACTCCGTCCCAAATCAAGCCTCGAGGCAGACCGCCACACAGGAAGAGAAGATGGGCCGACGGAGGCTCCTGGTTTTTCCGTTGTCCGTCTCTCCCTTCAAGAGACGCCGCAAGGATTAATCAGGGACGGAGTGGAATCCGTCCCCACCGCACCTACCGCACTTTCCGAGATCGCCCCATCGATCCAAGAAAACCCCAGAGGACGCCGATGGCCAGTCCGACCCCGTGCACGGTGTTGGCCACGGCCATGATGCCGGTCAGGCAAAACACAAACCAGATCAGCATGAAGGCGACGATCGACGAGTGAATGAAATAGCCGGACGCGGGATCGAAGCGCGCTTTCATCCAGATGTAACCCAGCAAGCCGTACACGACGCCGGACATCCCGTAAAAGTTCGGGCCGCTCACGAAGAACTGAGCGAGATTCGAGCCGGCGCTGATCACCAGGACGAGCAGGCCGAGCCGCCAGGGGCTCTGGCGCGCCTCCACCATGCTGCCGAGATCTTTCATCCAGAGCATATTGAACAGGATGTGCAGAAACCCCGGAAACGGCACCATCGGCGCGTGCATGAAAATCGGCGTGATGGCGCGCCAGACCTGGCCGTGCCGAATCTCGGGCAATCCGTAGCGCAAACGCGCCAGAATGCCGTCGGCGTCGTATTCGCTGATGAACAGGAAATTCCAGAAATCTTTGTCGCCGCCGAACTCCATTGCCGCCCAGACCAGCACGCTGATGCCAATCAATGTCATGGTCACCGGCCCCATGCTGTACGATTCCTGGGAGCGCAATAGTTCCGCCCCGTTGATGTATCTCCGGGCGGCCGCTTCGTCCTGTTCCTTTTCCTTTTCGCGAAGCTCGGTCGCGCGTTTGGCCACGGAGCGATATTCCGTGTCATCGGGCCGAGAGAGAAAGCCGTTGAGCAGGACGCGCGCTTGATTCACGTCGTCTTCGCCCTCGACCCAGACGACCCAGGATCCGTCCCGCTCTGCTTCGATCTGGTTCCTGATCCCCTGGACATAGAGGTAGTCGCCGAACGTGCGCGCGTGCGCTTCATTCTGAAGATGGCCAATCATCCGCATACAGCTTTGTGCCTAGCGGTACAGGCTCAAGCGTCACGACGCAATCCACAAATGGGCCACATGACCGTGCGGACCGCAGCCTTTAGGCTGCTTCCACGCACTCTTCATCGTCGGCGTTGAAGCGGGCTAAAGGCCACGATCGGGGAGACGGTTTCCCCTGAAAGTAGTAGCAAGTCGTTGAATTCCAAGGGGCGTAACTTTCATGCGAAGTGGTGTCCCAGAATTGGGATGGGGGATTCATAGGAAGCTTCCACGGTTCTTAGAACCATGCCCACTGCCCGTGAACCGAGAACTGCGCGCACCGCAGCCTTCAGGCTGCTTCCGCGCACTCTCCACAGTCGAGGGCTGAAGCGGCCTAAAGGCCGCGGTCCGAACCGACGGTTCATGGGAAGGAGCTGAAGTTGTTGGCCATCGCTCTTCTGGTTGCTCCTGTTCAGAGTACACCGCTCACGGCAATCCCATTCCGCCGATCCCTCCCATTCCCCACGGCATTAAGGGCCTGTTCGCGGCAGGGATGCGGGCTTTTCGGATGCGCTAAACTCGGTTATGTTGTCGCAGCATCTGAAACGGATATGATCCGGCAAACGATTGTTGAAATTGAAGAGCGGCTCCGGAAAACGGAGTCGATCAAGGAAGAGAACAAGGCCGAACTGCTCGACTTGCTTTCCACGCTCAAATCCGAAATCGAACAGCTTTCCCGGACGCACGGGGAACAGGCGCAGAGCATCGCGGGCTTCACGAACGTTTCGACTCACGAAGCGATGCGCGACGAAAAGAACCCGCAGTTGACCAGGCTGGCCCTCGACGGCCTGTCCGCCTCGGTCACCGGCTTCGAGAATTCCCATCCTAAGCTCGTCGAGATTGTGAACCGAATCTGTCTGACGCTCTCGAACTTGGGCATCTGAAGTTGCATCGTTTCATGAAACCGTAACGCGCGCTGAGTGCGATTAAAACTGTCGGTCCACGAGGTCTTCTCCCTCTCTTCCCGAAGGGAGGAGAGGGCTGGGGAGAGGAGGAGCGTTGGATCGCTTCTCATGTTTCCAAGCAACCCTCTCTCCAACTTTCTCCCCCTCGTTCCTCGCGGGGAGAGAGGGAAGTCAATCGGAGTCGCTGACCGACACTTAAATCGCACCCGGCGCTCCGTCGGATTGACACAGGCCCATGCGATGTCTAGCCTGCGTGCAATCAATCGGAAAACTCGCCTGCTCAGCCCGGGACAATTGTTGTATTTGAGTTGCCTGCCTCGTGTGCCAGGCGAACCGATGAGCCAAATCAGAAACTGACCTATGACAACGCGCTCCTTCTTCGTTCAACTTCGCCGCAAACCTGATTCTACCGCGGATTTCGCGGATAAAACGCCGATGCGATCGCATCTCCATCCGCGAAATCTGTGAAATCCGTGGTCGGAACATCGGCTCAGAGATTGCCAGGAAACATTCTCTCAGCGCTTTGCCTTTGCGCGGCATTCTTCGCGATTCCGACCGCTCGCTCCGCCCCGGCCGTGCTCCTCTTTGAAGACGATTTCAATCGCGGCATTCCGGGCTGGACCGCGGTGCAGCCCACCGCCAATTACCTGGATGGCCCGCTGCGCTGGCAATACGACATCGTCAGCGAGTCCTTCCTCGAACAGAGCAACATTTACACGGATGCCGCGGACGCCTCGCCCAGCGCCACGGCGGTGATGCTAATCAATGATGCCAACGCCGGGACCAATTTCACCTACAAGGCGCGTCTGACCGCGGGCGACGACGACGCGTTCGGCCTTATCTTTGGATACCGGGACGCCAACAACTTTTATCGCGTCACCTTTACTCGCCAGCGCCGAACCGTGCCGGGTTATCCGTGGAACGGGTGGAACGTGGACCGCAAAGTCAGCAACGTTGCGACCAACCTCTTCGGCCACGGCACGCCGGACCACGTCGAATCATTTTTCAACACTCAGTATCAACCCTTCGACGTCACGATCGCGGTGACGGGCAATAATTTGTTCAGCCTGACGGTGCTGGACGATCCGGACGGCGCCAAAACCGAATACAAACTCGTGGAATCGAAACCGCTCCCAGGCCCGGTGAATGGCCGCGTCGGCCTGGTTGTCTGGGGCATGAGCGGGACGGCTTTGCGCGCGTTTCGGATTCAAAATCCGACCTTGGATCCGGTCAAAATTGTCGGCAACCCGAATGCCCTCACGAATTGGACAGCCGTCGTGCCTCCGCGGACCGATGGCAGCGGACTGGATTCCGGCAGCGGCAACGGCGGACGGCCGATCTGGTCGCTGGCGTTGGGGCCGAATGCCCTGGGCACGTTGCACGAGAACAGCGACTCGTTTGGCGGCAATGATGCCGAAGGCGCCATTGATTTCGCTGCGCCTTCCGTCATCGCCGGAAACGTCACTTGGTCCAACTACGTCATGACCGCGCGGATCATTCCGGCGGACGATGACGGACACGGCATTCTCCTGCGGTACAAGGACGAGAAGAACTTCTACCGCGTCGCGCTGCGAGCGCAGGATTCAGCGACCGGTCCGCCGCAAGGTCTCTCGATTCAGAAAGTGGTCAATGGTGTCTTTGAAGAGGTCTATCGCGACAACCCCGTCAAGTTCAGTCCGCCAAACAATGTGGCCTACGACATCACGGCGGCGGTGCTGGGGAATCGGCTGCAAATCTTGCTCGTCAGCAATCCGACGGGCACCGCGCAATCGTTTTCTTACGGGCCATTCGATCTCACCGGAGCTGCGGTGGCGAATGGTAAGATCGGGCTTTTCAGTTGGGGCATGTCGCGGACGGAATTTGATTTCGTGCGCGTTCAGGGAATCGACGGCGTGCCGCTCCAGGTGAACTCTGCCTTCGGCGCGCCAAACCCCGGCACGGGACTCCAGGCCTTCCCACCGGGCTCGACAGTCGCGGCGTCTGTGGCCAGTCCGGTTGAGGACCTGCCCGGCGTGCGGCGTGTGGTAACCGGTTGGACGGGGTTTGGGTCCGTTCCCGCGAACGGCACGGCTTCCAGTGTAAGTTTCACGCTGAACGACATTTCCGGTTTGACCTGGATCTGGCGCACGGAAGTCAAACTCGCGGCCACCGCCGGCGCGGGCGGACAAGTCACGGCGCCGACCGGCGACTGGCTGCCGGAAGGAACGAACGTCGTTGTCACCGCGCAGGCCAATCCAGGATTCGTTTTCGCCGGTTGGTCCGGCGATCTGGCTTCGGCGGAGCGCACGCTGAATCTGCGATTGAACCGTCCCTACACCATTACCGCGCGATTCGAAGCCGATTCGGACAACGACGGACTCCCGGACAAATGGGAGCAATCTAACTTCGGCGGCTTCACGGCCGCGGCGGATGGCGACGCGGACAAGGACGGAAAGAGCAATCTGGTCGAGTACCAACGCGGCACTGATCCGAATACCGCCGAAGCACTCGTGGCATCGGATGGTCTGTCGTCGCGCTGGGAAAACGTGCAGCGCGATCCGGCGTTGCCCGGTCAATGGGCGATCCGGGATTTCGGGCGCGGCTTCAAAGGCGCGTGGGAAAACAGCAACGACTTCCGGAACGCGAACGACACGAATTTCCTCGGCGCAGGTTTCTTCGTGGACAACGCCAGCTTTGAAGGGTCGCGTCTGATCATCCGGACGAATGTTTGGAATCCGGCCTGGAACGATTTCACGGCTCAAACCGTCTTTAGCGTGGGCGATAACGACGGCAACTGCGTTTATTTCCGCTACAAAGACGAGAACAACTGGTATCGCGTGACGATCCTGGGCGAGGCCAACAACGATGTCCCGGCGCGGCCAGTCTATGGCGTTTCCATCCAACGGCGCGTGAACGGCCAGTTTGCCGACCTCGCCCGCGATGCCACGATCGCGACCGATCCCCCGGACAGCGCCGGTTACAAACGCGTGCGCATCACCGTCACTGCGCAAGGCTCGAATTTTGAAGTGCGCGTTGTGGGTTGGGATGCCAAAGCCACGCCGCCGAACTGGCTGGCGGCCTCCGAAGTCGTGATTCGCTTCACCGACGACCAGTTGACGACGGGCCGGTTTGGCATCGGGGATTGGGGGCAAAGCGGTGGATCGTTGACGCCGGAGAATCCGGTCAACGCCGGCGTCCTCATCGAGAGTGTGGTGATCACGGCGGGCGGCACTGAAGTATTTCGCGAGGATTGGAGCCAGTTTCCCATCTGGCAAGCCAGTCCGTCGTTGCCGCAATTGCCGCCCGGTTGGACGCGGCCCGTGACGGGAACTCCCGCCGGCAACTGGCAAGTCAGCGCGCACGGAACCATCATGGAACTGTCGAACTACAGCACCGCCACCACCGGAACGGTCAATCAACCGAAGGCCAATGGCGAGAGCACCATTCTGCTGGCGCCTCCGCCCGGAGTGCCCAACTACTTCCTCGAACTCGGCTTTCACCCGTTCGACGACGATGGCCTCGGCTTCGTGTATGATTTTCAGGACACGAACAATTACTCGCGCGTGCTCTTCGTGAGCGAGGCGACCGGAAATACGCGGGTGCCGCAAGGCGTGAGCGTGAGCCGGAAGTCGGCTGGAGTCTGGTCAGATATCCTTGTGGGGGACAACACGTTTGTGTTTCGAAATGGCAGCCCGTTCGCCGTGGAGTTCGCCAACAACAATGGGGAGTTTCGCATGTCGGCCCGAAACGTTGATGATCCGGGCTCGGTTCGGACGTGGAGCTGGACGGGACCCGCGGCGGGTGCCACGAACCGGTTTGGGTTGACCGCCTGGGGTATGTCGGACGCACATTTCCTTTACGCGCGCGCTTACGGTTTGCCCACGCGCGGCGCCGCTGGCGGTGACCTGCGCATCAGCAAAGTTTCGCTCTCCGGCGGGAATCTCGTCCTGGAGGTTTCGAATCCAGGCGGCGCGCCTTACGCCGTCGAAACTTCCACGACGCTGGCTTCGGGGTCGTGGACCGTGATGGCCCGCGACCAGACCGGCGGGCAATGGACCACGCCGCTTCCCGCGGGCGCCCGCGCGACTTTCTATCGGCTAAGCCGTGGGCGTTAACCCGAAGATCGGAGGCTTGAATGCAAACGAACGTGACGAAACGAATGGCTAGCTCGGTAAGGACGCGTTCCACCGCGTCCCTGATATTCCCCGCCAAGCTCATCGAACGGGAGCCGGACGCGGAGAAAACCCGAGACCTCAGTGTTCCCATCGTCCCGCACGCTGTCGGCCATTTGGCTCAAGGTCTAAAGTGGGACGCAGTGGAATGCGTCCCTACCGGACGTTGGAAACGAGCCTTCACGTTGATCGAGTTGCTCGTCGTGATCGCGATCATCGCGATTCTGGCCGGCATGCTGTTGCCGGCCCTCGCAAAGGCCAAAGAGAAGGCCCGCCGCATCGGTTGCCAGAATAACACGCGCCAGATCATGTTCGCGGCGCACCTCTACAGCGATGATTATCCGGGATATTTTTACAATACCGCTACCATCGGCAGTGACGAAGCGCCACTCTCCTTCTATCCGAGATACCTTTCCACAACGAAAATCTTCGTGTGTCCGAACACCAAGAACATCGTCCGAGAGAATGTGACGAACCGCCTGGGTGAAATCATCGACCTGGGAGTCACCTCGCATGGCGACCGCGAATACAACAAAGGCGGCCATAGCTATGAGTTCTTTGGCATTTTCGAGCGTGAACACTTGAACGGGGTTCGGAAGAACCCGACCACCACGGCCTTTGCCCCAACGAAAATAGTCATAGTCCTGGATGCGGACGATGGACTGGAGCGCATTCCGGACGACGCCAACAATTCGCCGGACCCGATCAACAATCATGGAGCGAAAGGCTGGAACTGGGGTTTCGCAGACGGCCACGCGGAATGGGTCACGGCCAAACGCACCTCGGACGCGCTGCACGAAAGCTGGATGACCACCGGCGTCGGGACCAAGCCGTACGGAGAGCGGTGAACGGAGTGTGGAGCGTTTGAGGCGTGGAGTGTTGAAGCGTTTCCGACAGAGTTTCACGCCTCAGGGGAACAAAGATCTCAGTCCAGGAAAGCGGGTGCACCAATTCTCCGACTTCTTTGTTCTCTTCGTTGCCTTTTGTTAAAAACTCAGAAGCCAACGAAGTGAACAAGGCCGGACTATTCCTCCGGCGGCGGAGGGGGCGGAGGCTTGTGGATGAGTTTCTTCAGCTTCGGGCCGAATTGCTGAAGCACCGTGCCCAGGATGATCACCAGGGCGATGGGGAGCACGATCAAGTTGAAAAAACTTTGCGCGGATTCTTTCGCTTCTTCCTTCTTCTTTTCCCGCACCGCGCCGGCCGGGCGGCTATGCGTTGTGGATCCGCCTTCGGCTTCTCCTTGATCTCCTGAATCCGCTTTGCCACCGCGGGATTCTTCGCAGGTTAGCCTGGCCGCATCTTCCTTGCCCGAGGTCTTGCTGCCTGGTTTTCGTTTGAGTTCCTCTTGCGCTTTTTGTCGTCGCCGCCGCAGATATTTCGGCCCGAAAATCGCGATCGCGAGGAAAGCCACAACCGACAGCGAGATCATGACAATCTTCTGGATCATCTCGCGCCGGCTGGTCTGGGCTTGCGCTCCGACGCGTGCCTCGCGCTCCTTGATCGCGGCGCGAAGATCGCCCGCCACGCGGCCCACCCCATCGCAGAATTGGAACAGGCGCTTTTCTTTGACGTTGGGTTCGCCGCCAATCCATTCCTCGCCAAAACGGCCGTCGGCAAATCTTTCTTCCAACGCGAATCGGGTTCCGGGAATCGCA
It contains:
- a CDS encoding tandem-95 repeat protein, producing the protein MGSLMAGAFTSSQPLTHRSMNIMKRLSLLTTSAHSRLSRKERGQPARAGFSRDSLNTARASCPRSFTLACWLAVFFLVSLFGASAFAATVVRVVSTTIGENSTGTAIIEMVADGNEAALGFTLNFDPARLTFASTTIGGSVTAATLNVNNLQAASGRLGVVIGMPPGRSFPAGTLELLRVSFTTSSVGGSTQITFGDVPVVREVSNRQAVALTATFTPGTVLVNSPPIANSQSVSVREDGSVDITLTGFDANGDGLSFSIGSSPTRGTLSGSAPNLTYRPNPNVNGPDSFSFTVNDGFATSGAATVNINIASVNDPPTLSPISSQTVAEGNPLTFTASATDGDVPPDPLSFSLEGAPPGASISPSGAFTWTPTEAQGPGTYTITVRVTDTGSPPLSATQSFSVTVTEANQPPVFPALGSQTVNEGSLLAVVAVAADPDLPAQPLQYSLDGAPPGASIDPTSGIFTWTPTEAQGPGQYSINVRVSDGAGGTATASFQINVQEVNALPTLAPIQNQSVRGGQTLSFTVSASDPDLPAQTLTFSLPFGGPIGASINPTTGAFSWTPPAGLPDSTESVTVQVTDSGGLSAVQSFSIAVAASNTPPLMSPIAPQTINEGVALTLNLSATDTDQPAQVLTFSAESGAPPGLSVSPAGALSWTPTEAQGPGSYQVTVRVTDNGAPPLSATQVVSITVNEVNAPPVLAAIADQTVRAGNPLTVSAAATDSDLPPNPLTYSLGAGAPPGAAINPGTGAFSWTPTAAQGGTTVPITIVVTDNATPPGTASITFNVEVSPSNTAPVLSPIADQTIPEGSPFSLTVTATDADVPANTIAYALGPGAPPGATINPTTGVFTWTPTETQGPSVNQITVIATDNGIPPLGATNRFTLNVTEVNQPPTLGEISDQTVEAGQALTFPVSANDPDLPPNILTFSVGPGAPTGVTVNPATGEFSWRPTGLQGPSTNRITIQVADNGTPSLSTNRTFTVIVTRLNQPPVLAQIANQTIAEGSPLTFTASATDPDQPAQILAFSLAPGAPPGATINPTTGVFTWTPTEAQGPSTNVINVRVTDNGTPPVRAAQDVTIVVTEANVAPVLAVIPDQPIVVGETVRLTARATDADLPANLLTYSLDPGAPGEATIDGATGAFAFAAAPGLPPSTNVVSVRVTDNGVPPLSDTKSFRIVIRAGVNLPPTITQISNQTTPENRPTPAIAFTISDPDTPIANLRVFATSSNPTLIPVANIVFTGESTNRTVTITPAKDQTGTATITVRVEENTGAGAGTTFEIAVNALPPVITRQPDKQEVVAGGLATFSVIATGSQPLSYQWRFNGADIPGATNSVYAVSNVQTNHAGAYSVAVRNRITSVTSADALLSVIELLRITKQPIGQAVLAGGNVTLVVTATGRGRIQYQWRFKGADLPGETNPSLVLLNVDVTKAGVYSVRVSDESGAFLDSQGAELIVNAVASFTEQPQSQTVVEGTNVTFTVQVAGVPPPRLQWQFNGVDIPGETGAALNLQNVRISNAGRYSVVASNPAGSTNSAAATLTVATAPAFSRQPQSQTGKPGDSVTFTVSVSGTEPIQYRWRFVASAAGPASPSGGRSVSLLSAGRLAALPGTEIAGANGPTLTIPNVQAGNVGEYIAVASNAAGTAVSSGARLDVLAPVTITQHPQNQTANAGGTAAFSVTATGTAPIIYQWRVNGVDVPGATNATLNLSNIQATSAGAVQVVVANAAGPVVSNPATLVVNQGVTIVTQPQSQSATNGASVVFSVVAAGTRPLTYQWRFEGQNIPGQTGPSLVIASAQETDAGNFSVAVRNVAGEVISGNAFLTVIRPPSIQTHPAGQSVNLGATVTFTVAASGDSPLTYQWQKNGINISGATSQSLTISSVQPGDQGTYNVVVSNPGGALTSNPATLAVILPPIQSSNSAQNPPAPVESSEGSFDGGSNEGGAAGGQVARKNAPARASEERWFSWRAPQSGIVTFTTVGSTFDTELAVFTGVAPNLTEVAADDDRGGFFASEVRFNAQQGTSYLVRVRGFGGAAGKIVVGFKLQQTAQRLPEITSAPPLVQTVTSGQPVTLRVEARGDALTYQWLNNGTAIPGATQNQYTIPSVRDTDAARYTVRITANPPGQNPVSIESLPAIVQVGTTGSSAVDKFKSAPSLTGGQQLQSLSGDFIKNAGGSVARGYSGSQVFNTFGATKEQGEPNHCDVIGGASQWFVYLAVTNGPVRISTEGSNFDTVLAVYTGPGTDFASLKLEGCDNNSGADGKTSALTVNVKQGTAYYVAVDGVKGATGTVKLSYLFSTGPAITAQPQSQAKALEESVALFVVATDPSSALSGVASQINYQWQKDGLPLRGETNSSVGLLSVKLADVGDYQVVVSNFAGSSTSAVARLSVNVPLSFTLAPQSQTVKPGNTATFIAAASGTPPISYQWRFNGVSVTGATNATYEIPNVQPANAGAYTVVAQNPASTIESPAAFLGINQAPAITVPPVDQVAALNGSATFAVTAVGTPPLSYQWRFIGVDIPGATNATLTINNVRAANVGEYTVLVSNASDSVASPRARLDLRIPLTILEEPQSLTVTAGSSAIFSVRIGGPALLAFQWRKDGVAIPGATSANLALSNVQPGDAGQYTVAVASGTEFVESKPATLTIGAAPVITQQPVGQIVFAGATNVSFSVTATGAGPLSYQWFKNNAAIPGATNSTLALAVAQVADTGVYSVTVSNAGGSVVSDLAVLTVQQVVSDARFDPVAGFQFRLSIPAGKTATVESSADLVNWTSITPVPVTGIVDIQDPQAVAGALTFYRIIVQ